The Streptomyces sp. P9-A4 genome contains a region encoding:
- a CDS encoding DUF1059 domain-containing protein: MTRKATDCRDTPSVSNCSLYISGEEEEVIRAAAEHMVSVHEHQDSPAMREEIRASLKEPVAGS; the protein is encoded by the coding sequence ATGACCAGGAAAGCAACCGACTGCCGCGACACCCCCAGCGTGTCGAACTGCTCGCTCTACATCTCGGGCGAGGAGGAGGAAGTGATCCGGGCGGCCGCCGAGCACATGGTCTCCGTCCATGAGCACCAGGACAGCCCCGCGATGCGGGAGGAGATCCGCGCCAGCCTGAAGGAACCGGTGGCGGGCTCCTGA
- a CDS encoding helix-turn-helix domain-containing protein → MDLSAELSEFLRSRRARLKPEDVGLPELGRHRRVPGLRREELAQLAGVSVAYYTRLEQGNGRNVSMEVLDSIARALRLNDSERAHLTHLAKPTAKKRQHRAAIVRPQQVRPGLQHLLDSMDGVPALLVGRRMDLLAWNRMARALMGDFTAMEPEERNMARLVFLGANARDLYVEWECKATEVVSMLRMYAGCYPDDPALLALVGELSVKSEEFRSLWAAHTVADKGHGTKRLRHPLVGEMTLSYESMKVAGGDPDLVLVTYQAEPGTASADALRLLAQWGVDEAAADVRK, encoded by the coding sequence ATGGATCTCAGTGCCGAACTCAGCGAATTCCTGCGCTCGCGCCGGGCCCGGCTGAAGCCGGAGGACGTGGGGCTGCCGGAGCTCGGGCGCCACCGGCGGGTGCCGGGGCTGCGCCGCGAGGAGCTGGCGCAGCTGGCCGGGGTGTCGGTGGCGTACTACACCCGGCTCGAACAGGGCAACGGGCGGAACGTGTCCATGGAGGTGCTCGACTCCATCGCGCGGGCGCTGCGGCTGAACGACAGCGAGCGGGCGCATCTGACCCACCTGGCCAAGCCGACGGCGAAGAAGCGGCAGCACCGGGCGGCCATCGTCCGCCCCCAGCAGGTGCGGCCCGGTCTCCAGCACCTGCTGGACTCGATGGACGGCGTCCCCGCGCTCCTCGTCGGCCGGCGCATGGACCTGCTGGCCTGGAACCGGATGGCGCGGGCGCTGATGGGTGACTTCACGGCGATGGAGCCGGAGGAGCGCAACATGGCCCGGCTGGTCTTCCTCGGGGCGAACGCGCGCGATCTGTACGTGGAGTGGGAGTGCAAGGCCACCGAGGTGGTGAGCATGCTGCGGATGTACGCGGGCTGCTACCCCGACGATCCCGCGCTGCTGGCGCTGGTCGGCGAACTGTCGGTGAAGAGCGAGGAGTTCCGGTCGCTGTGGGCGGCGCACACCGTCGCGGACAAGGGGCACGGGACGAAGCGGCTGCGGCATCCGCTGGTGGGCGAGATGACGCTGTCGTACGAGAGCATGAAGGTGGCGGGCGGTGACCCGGACCTGGTGCTGGTGACATACCAGGCGGAGCCGGGGACGGCCTCGGCGGACGCGCTGCGGCTGCTGGCGCAGTGGGGTGTGGACGAGGCGGCGGCGGACGTACGGAAGTAG
- a CDS encoding cystathionine gamma-synthase, with amino-acid sequence MSDQHSHQSFETRAIHAGNTADPLTGAVVPPIYQVSTYKQDGVGGLRGGYEYSRSANPTRTALEENLAALEGGRRGLAFASGLAAEDCLLRTLLAPGDHVVIPNDAYGGTFRLFAKVVQRWGVDFSVADTSDVDAVRAAVNDRTKLIWVETPSNPLLGITDIEAVAGVARQAGVKLVVDNTFASPYLQQPLALGADVVVHSLTKYMGGHSDVVGGALVTADEALGEELAYHQNAMGAVAGPFDSWIVLRGIKTLAVRMDRHSENAGKIVEMLTQHPKVTQVLYPGLPEHPGHEIAAKQMRSFGGMISFRVEGGEEAAVAVCDRARLFTLGESLGGVESLIEHPGRMTHASVAGSALEVPADLVRLSVGIENVDDLLADLRQALG; translated from the coding sequence ATGAGCGACCAGCACTCCCATCAGAGCTTCGAGACCCGCGCGATCCACGCGGGCAACACCGCCGACCCGCTGACCGGCGCGGTCGTCCCGCCCATCTACCAGGTGTCCACCTACAAGCAGGACGGCGTGGGCGGGCTGCGCGGCGGTTACGAGTACAGCCGCAGCGCCAACCCCACCCGTACCGCGCTCGAGGAGAACCTGGCGGCCCTGGAGGGCGGCCGGCGCGGTCTCGCCTTCGCCTCCGGACTGGCCGCCGAGGACTGCCTGCTGCGCACCCTCCTCGCGCCGGGCGACCACGTGGTCATCCCGAACGACGCCTACGGCGGCACGTTCCGGCTGTTCGCCAAGGTCGTGCAGCGCTGGGGCGTCGACTTCTCGGTGGCGGACACCTCCGACGTCGACGCGGTGCGGGCGGCCGTCAACGACCGTACGAAGCTGATCTGGGTCGAGACCCCCTCGAACCCCCTCCTCGGCATCACCGACATCGAGGCCGTCGCGGGCGTCGCCCGGCAGGCCGGCGTGAAGCTCGTCGTCGACAACACCTTCGCCTCGCCGTACCTCCAGCAGCCGCTGGCGCTCGGCGCGGACGTCGTCGTGCACTCGCTCACCAAGTACATGGGCGGCCACTCCGACGTCGTCGGCGGCGCGCTCGTCACCGCCGACGAGGCGCTCGGCGAGGAACTGGCGTACCACCAGAACGCGATGGGCGCGGTCGCCGGTCCGTTCGACTCGTGGATCGTGCTGCGCGGCATCAAGACCCTCGCGGTCCGCATGGACCGGCACAGCGAGAACGCCGGGAAGATCGTCGAGATGCTGACCCAGCACCCGAAGGTCACCCAGGTCCTCTACCCGGGGCTCCCCGAGCACCCGGGCCACGAGATCGCGGCCAAGCAGATGCGTTCCTTCGGCGGCATGATCTCCTTCCGCGTGGAGGGCGGCGAAGAGGCGGCCGTCGCGGTCTGCGACCGCGCGCGGCTGTTCACGCTCGGCGAGTCCCTCGGCGGCGTGGAGTCCCTCATCGAGCACCCGGGCCGGATGACCCACGCGAGCGTCGCGGGCTCCGCCCTGGAGGTCCCCGCCGACCTCGTCCGCCTCTCGGTGGGCATCGAGAACGTCGACGACCTGCTCGCGGACCTGCGCCAGGCGCTGGGCTAG
- the msrA gene encoding peptide-methionine (S)-S-oxide reductase MsrA, whose translation MFLSRTPVLPTPEQALRGRAEPEFAVPERHTVLGNPLVGPYPEGLEVADFALGCFWGAERKFWQTDGVWTTLVGYQGGLTPNPAYEEVCSGLTGHTEAVRVVFDPSKVSYESLLKLFWESHDPTQGFRQGNDVGTQYRSAIHTHTPAQAAAAESSREAYQRVLAGSGYGTITTELLPADDTRPFYPAEPYHQQYLDKNPAGYCGIGGTGVSCPIGVARADG comes from the coding sequence ATGTTCCTGTCCCGCACCCCCGTCCTCCCCACCCCCGAGCAGGCCCTGCGCGGGCGCGCCGAGCCGGAGTTCGCCGTTCCCGAGCGCCACACCGTCCTCGGCAACCCGCTCGTCGGCCCGTACCCGGAGGGCCTGGAGGTCGCCGACTTCGCCCTCGGCTGTTTCTGGGGCGCCGAGCGCAAGTTCTGGCAGACCGACGGCGTCTGGACGACCCTCGTCGGCTACCAGGGCGGCCTGACGCCGAACCCGGCGTACGAGGAGGTCTGCTCGGGCCTGACCGGCCACACCGAGGCCGTCCGGGTCGTGTTCGACCCGTCGAAGGTCTCGTACGAGAGCCTCCTGAAGCTGTTCTGGGAGTCGCACGACCCGACGCAGGGCTTCCGCCAGGGCAACGACGTGGGCACCCAGTACCGCTCCGCGATCCACACCCACACGCCCGCCCAGGCCGCGGCGGCCGAGTCCTCCCGCGAGGCCTACCAGCGGGTCCTGGCGGGTTCGGGCTACGGCACGATCACCACCGAGCTGCTGCCGGCCGACGACACCCGCCCCTTCTACCCGGCGGAGCCGTACCACCAGCAGTACCTGGACAAGAACCCGGCGGGTTACTGCGGCATCGGCGGCACGGGCGTCTCGTGCCCGATCGGTGTCGCCAGGGCCGACGGCTGA
- the hutH gene encoding histidine ammonia-lyase yields MQTVVLGTSGTTPQDVIDVARHGARVELSNEAVRALAAARDVIDALAAKPEPVYGVSTGFGALATRHIGHELRAQLQRNIVRSHAAGMGPRVEREVVRALMFLRLKTVASGHTGVRPEVAQTMADVLNAGITPVVHEYGSLGCSGDLAPLSHCALALMGEGDAEGPDGVLKPAGELLAAHGIAPVELKEKEGLALLNGTDGMLGMLIMALADLDTLYKSADITAALSLEALLGTEKVLEPELHAIRPHPGQAASAANMLAVLKGSGLTGHAQAGEAPRVQDAYSVRCAPQVAGAGRDTMAHARLVAERELAAAVDNPVVLADGQVRSNGNFHGAPVAYVLDFLAIAAADLGSIAERRTDRLLDKNRSHGLPPFLAHDAGVDSGLMIAQYTQAALVSEMKRLAVPASADSIPSSAMQEDHVSMGWSAARKLRTAIGNLNRIIAVELYAATRGVELREGLTPAPASQAAIAALRAAGVEGPGPDRFLAPDLAAADTFVREGKLVAAVEPVTGPLE; encoded by the coding sequence ATGCAGACAGTCGTCCTCGGCACGTCCGGCACGACCCCGCAGGACGTCATCGACGTCGCCCGCCACGGCGCCCGCGTCGAGCTGTCGAACGAGGCCGTGCGGGCGCTCGCCGCCGCCCGGGACGTCATCGACGCGCTCGCCGCCAAGCCCGAGCCCGTCTACGGGGTCTCCACCGGCTTCGGCGCGCTCGCCACCCGGCACATCGGCCACGAGCTGCGCGCCCAGCTCCAGCGCAACATCGTCCGCTCGCACGCCGCCGGCATGGGCCCGCGCGTCGAGCGCGAGGTCGTCCGCGCCCTGATGTTCCTGCGGCTGAAGACCGTCGCCTCCGGCCACACCGGCGTCCGCCCCGAGGTCGCGCAGACCATGGCCGACGTCCTCAACGCCGGCATCACCCCGGTCGTGCACGAGTACGGCTCCCTCGGCTGCTCCGGCGACCTCGCCCCGCTCTCCCACTGCGCCCTCGCGCTGATGGGCGAGGGCGACGCCGAGGGCCCCGACGGCGTGCTGAAGCCGGCCGGCGAGCTGCTCGCCGCCCACGGCATCGCCCCCGTCGAGCTCAAGGAGAAGGAGGGCCTCGCCCTCCTCAACGGCACCGACGGCATGCTCGGCATGCTGATCATGGCCCTGGCCGACCTCGACACCCTCTACAAGTCGGCCGACATCACCGCCGCGCTCTCCCTCGAAGCCCTCCTGGGCACCGAGAAGGTCCTCGAACCCGAGCTGCACGCCATCCGCCCGCACCCCGGCCAGGCCGCCTCCGCCGCCAACATGCTCGCGGTACTCAAGGGCTCCGGCCTCACCGGCCACGCCCAGGCAGGCGAGGCTCCCCGCGTCCAGGACGCCTACTCGGTGCGCTGCGCCCCGCAGGTCGCCGGCGCCGGCCGCGACACCATGGCCCACGCCCGGCTCGTCGCCGAGCGCGAGCTCGCCGCCGCCGTCGACAACCCCGTCGTCCTCGCCGACGGCCAGGTCCGCTCCAACGGCAACTTCCACGGCGCCCCCGTCGCGTACGTCCTCGACTTCCTCGCCATCGCCGCCGCCGACCTCGGCTCCATCGCCGAGCGCCGCACCGACCGGCTCCTCGACAAGAACCGCTCGCACGGCCTGCCGCCCTTCCTCGCCCACGACGCCGGCGTGGACTCGGGCCTGATGATCGCCCAGTACACGCAGGCCGCCCTGGTCAGCGAGATGAAGCGGCTCGCCGTCCCGGCCTCCGCCGACTCCATCCCCTCCTCCGCGATGCAGGAGGACCACGTCTCCATGGGCTGGTCCGCCGCCCGCAAGCTGCGCACCGCGATCGGCAACCTCAACCGGATCATCGCGGTCGAGCTGTACGCCGCCACCCGGGGTGTCGAACTCCGCGAGGGCCTCACCCCGGCCCCCGCCTCGCAGGCCGCCATCGCCGCCCTGCGCGCGGCCGGCGTCGAGGGCCCCGGCCCGGACCGCTTCCTCGCCCCCGACCTGGCCGCCGCCGACACCTTCGTACGGGAAGGGAAGCTGGTCGCCGCGGTGGAGCCGGTCACCGGACCGCTGGAGTAG
- a CDS encoding sigma factor-like helix-turn-helix DNA-binding protein, whose protein sequence is MRERRSSAREAERAYRTREFDSFVAGAAGRLLHAATLLTAETRSHNPYAQALLTASLAHTYAVWGRLRGEDPYELTRSDLAARFARTAWRHHGGRGVLAALHPRERLVVVLRLYEGVAEEQLAALLGLPEARVRAVCARAVAALGAAARREAARPVPVRREPAA, encoded by the coding sequence GTGCGAGAGCGTCGGAGCAGCGCCAGAGAGGCCGAACGCGCCTACCGCACCCGGGAGTTCGACTCGTTCGTGGCCGGGGCGGCGGGTCGGCTGCTGCACGCCGCGACCCTGCTGACCGCCGAGACCCGCTCCCACAACCCGTATGCCCAGGCCCTGTTGACGGCCTCGCTGGCGCATACCTACGCGGTGTGGGGCCGGTTGCGCGGCGAGGACCCGTACGAGCTGACACGGTCCGATCTCGCCGCCCGTTTCGCGCGCACCGCGTGGCGGCACCACGGCGGCCGGGGCGTGCTCGCCGCGCTGCACCCGAGGGAACGGCTCGTCGTCGTCCTCCGGCTGTACGAGGGGGTCGCCGAGGAGCAGCTCGCGGCACTGCTCGGGCTGCCCGAGGCCCGCGTGCGCGCCGTCTGCGCCCGCGCGGTCGCCGCGCTCGGGGCGGCGGCCCGGCGGGAAGCCGCCCGGCCGGTGCCGGTACGGCGGGAGCCTGCCGCGTGA
- a CDS encoding MarR family winged helix-turn-helix transcriptional regulator encodes MPTSQDMTTALDPGLLDALQHQVAVFARRAEQTRLGGTGQLRNSMDRAAYLLLNRLDQEGPMGVKALAAGMGIDSSTVTRQVAPLVDTGLVKRTSHPEDGRAVVLQLSQRGLARLEEVRSSRRQLMVEVTEGWTPDERESFCTLLTRFNTALSARQSGQAAGTGSGSAAGSVPGADAGKVSGSESAPTS; translated from the coding sequence ATGCCCACATCTCAGGACATGACGACTGCGCTCGACCCCGGTCTCCTCGATGCCCTCCAGCACCAGGTGGCCGTCTTCGCCCGGCGGGCCGAGCAGACCCGCCTCGGCGGGACCGGCCAGCTCCGCAACTCGATGGACCGCGCCGCCTATCTCCTCCTCAACCGGCTCGACCAGGAAGGCCCGATGGGCGTCAAGGCGCTCGCGGCGGGGATGGGAATCGACTCGTCGACCGTCACCCGGCAGGTCGCCCCGCTCGTCGACACCGGCCTGGTGAAGCGGACTTCGCACCCGGAGGACGGGCGGGCGGTCGTCCTCCAGCTGTCGCAGCGCGGTCTCGCACGGCTCGAGGAGGTGCGCTCCTCGCGCCGCCAACTGATGGTGGAGGTCACCGAGGGCTGGACGCCGGACGAGCGGGAGTCGTTCTGCACGCTGCTCACACGCTTCAACACCGCACTGTCCGCGAGGCAGTCGGGTCAGGCGGCGGGAACGGGGAGCGGATCGGCCGCGGGGTCCGTGCCCGGCGCCGACGCCGGGAAGGTCTCCGGGAGCGAGTCCGCGCCGACCTCTTGA
- a CDS encoding phospholipase A2 — translation MNEGEFVRRTALPVIAALSMALLLPQSAIGVATAGPQASGTGTAGLGLVDPPAATGEFEEVGPGMYSTGSQTFEIAENDVAVGSVGRRHTVAAQAGGGVSKPESAPAGRTDMGVFGPGWEAEFLGGELNQKLEQQGDAIVVTDLNVGESVRYLLKSSLDYPDGGGVKKYETAEGDKLTDTARWDAATGTLVSTVVETLNVDLSVADEGQSGGTGEVGDDPVPAANLKPTRTWKQVAPGTNAWRVTSSGNAAYGVSTVGYDTKGRVSTITEPAVGEALKETVSISYASATTASGATLGDYSGRAKEVKVTTGTTTQTLARYAYDASGLLRTVTNPVESSAAVSSYVYDTTGRVSDIVSPVNGDWDLAYPATSASPDVLPTGPARPASDAPIEGATGIADETAVAPPATDIGPGEISDPEAYPRKCSWARHWLYYWKTGCAAWAAHYGWHKPYFKYTKTGYRVVGINYDGCSTPGPNVSKPGGWNFRPACDMHDYGYGLIGNTYKGYSYYLDRRKKTAVDDVFYTTLRDKVCSGYFWKRACRATAWTYRQGVRAGNPKNGANKT, via the coding sequence GTGAATGAGGGGGAATTCGTGCGCAGAACCGCTCTACCCGTCATCGCCGCACTCTCCATGGCGCTGCTGCTCCCGCAGAGCGCCATCGGGGTCGCGACCGCCGGACCGCAGGCGTCCGGTACGGGCACGGCCGGACTGGGGCTCGTCGACCCGCCGGCCGCGACCGGCGAGTTCGAGGAAGTCGGCCCGGGTATGTACTCGACCGGCAGCCAGACCTTCGAGATCGCCGAGAACGACGTCGCCGTCGGCTCGGTCGGCCGCAGACACACCGTCGCCGCCCAGGCGGGCGGCGGCGTCTCCAAGCCCGAGTCCGCCCCCGCGGGCCGCACCGACATGGGCGTCTTCGGCCCCGGCTGGGAAGCCGAGTTCCTGGGCGGCGAGCTCAACCAGAAGCTGGAGCAGCAGGGCGACGCCATCGTCGTCACCGACCTCAACGTCGGTGAGTCGGTGCGCTACCTGCTCAAGAGCAGCCTCGACTACCCCGACGGCGGCGGGGTGAAGAAGTACGAGACCGCCGAGGGCGACAAGCTCACCGACACCGCCCGGTGGGACGCCGCCACCGGCACCCTGGTCTCCACCGTCGTCGAGACCCTCAACGTGGATCTCTCGGTGGCCGACGAGGGGCAGTCCGGAGGCACCGGCGAGGTCGGCGACGACCCCGTGCCGGCCGCGAACCTCAAGCCCACCCGCACCTGGAAGCAGGTCGCCCCGGGCACCAACGCCTGGCGCGTCACCAGCTCGGGCAACGCGGCCTACGGCGTCTCCACCGTCGGCTACGACACCAAGGGCCGGGTCTCCACCATCACGGAGCCGGCCGTCGGAGAGGCCCTGAAGGAGACCGTGTCGATCAGCTACGCGAGCGCCACCACGGCCTCCGGAGCGACGCTCGGCGACTACTCGGGCCGCGCCAAGGAAGTCAAGGTCACCACCGGCACCACGACGCAGACCCTCGCCCGGTACGCGTACGACGCCTCGGGTCTGCTGCGCACGGTGACCAACCCGGTCGAGAGCAGCGCCGCGGTCTCCTCGTACGTGTACGACACCACCGGCCGCGTCTCCGACATCGTCTCGCCGGTCAACGGCGACTGGGACCTCGCCTACCCGGCCACGTCGGCCTCCCCCGACGTGCTGCCGACCGGCCCGGCCCGCCCGGCCTCGGACGCCCCGATCGAGGGTGCGACCGGGATCGCCGACGAGACCGCCGTCGCTCCCCCGGCCACGGACATCGGCCCGGGTGAGATCTCCGACCCGGAGGCCTACCCGCGCAAGTGCAGCTGGGCCCGCCACTGGCTGTACTACTGGAAGACCGGCTGCGCCGCCTGGGCCGCGCACTACGGCTGGCACAAGCCGTACTTCAAGTACACCAAGACCGGCTACCGCGTCGTGGGCATCAACTACGACGGCTGCAGCACCCCCGGCCCGAACGTCAGCAAGCCGGGCGGCTGGAACTTCCGTCCCGCGTGCGACATGCACGACTACGGCTACGGCCTGATCGGCAACACCTACAAGGGCTACTCGTACTACCTCGACCGCAGGAAGAAGACGGCGGTGGACGACGTCTTCTACACCACGCTGCGCGACAAGGTCTGCTCGGGCTACTTCTGGAAGCGGGCCTGCCGCGCCACCGCGTGGACCTACCGCCAGGGTGTCCGCGCGGGCAACCCGAAGAACGGTGCCAACAAGACCTGA
- a CDS encoding NAD(P)-dependent alcohol dehydrogenase: MTTNVTTVPAYAAPAANAPLERTTVPRRAVGEHDVLIDIKYAGICHSDIHQARDGWGKGIFPMVPGHEIAGIVAEAGPGVTKFKVGDRVGVGCFVDSCRACDHCAQGLEQYCTQGGTSTYNALDKNGEPTYGGYSTHIVVDENYTLRIPEGIGLDEAAPLLCAGVTLYSPLAHWQAGPGKKVAIVGLGGLGHMGVKIAHALGAEVTVLSQSLRKQEDGLKLGADHFHATGDPETFKKLAGTFDLVISTVSAPLDFDAYLSLVKTDGALVNVGAPEEPVKIGLFSLIGGRKTLAGSMIGGIAETQEMLDFCATHGLGAEIELIRADQINEAYERVITSDVRYRFVIDTSTI; the protein is encoded by the coding sequence ATGACCACGAACGTGACCACCGTCCCCGCCTACGCCGCACCCGCCGCCAACGCCCCGCTGGAGCGCACCACCGTGCCGCGCCGGGCCGTCGGCGAGCACGACGTCCTCATCGACATCAAGTACGCCGGCATCTGCCACTCCGACATCCACCAGGCCCGCGACGGCTGGGGCAAGGGCATCTTCCCGATGGTCCCCGGCCACGAGATCGCCGGAATCGTCGCCGAGGCCGGCCCCGGCGTCACGAAGTTCAAGGTCGGCGACCGGGTCGGCGTCGGCTGCTTCGTCGACTCATGCCGCGCGTGCGACCACTGCGCGCAGGGCCTGGAGCAGTACTGCACACAGGGCGGCACCAGCACGTACAACGCCCTCGACAAGAACGGCGAGCCCACCTACGGCGGCTACTCCACCCACATCGTCGTCGACGAGAACTACACCCTGCGCATCCCCGAGGGCATCGGCCTCGACGAGGCCGCCCCGCTGCTCTGCGCCGGCGTGACCCTCTACTCGCCGCTCGCCCACTGGCAGGCCGGCCCCGGCAAGAAGGTCGCGATCGTCGGCCTCGGCGGCCTCGGCCACATGGGCGTCAAGATCGCCCACGCGCTGGGCGCCGAGGTGACCGTGCTCAGCCAGTCGCTCCGCAAGCAGGAGGACGGCCTGAAGCTGGGCGCCGACCACTTCCACGCGACCGGCGACCCGGAGACCTTCAAGAAGCTCGCCGGCACCTTCGACCTGGTGATCTCCACGGTCTCGGCGCCGCTGGACTTCGACGCCTACCTGAGCCTGGTGAAGACGGACGGCGCCCTGGTGAACGTGGGCGCCCCCGAGGAGCCCGTCAAGATCGGCCTCTTCTCCCTCATCGGAGGCCGCAAGACCCTCGCGGGCTCGATGATCGGCGGCATCGCGGAGACGCAGGAGATGCTCGACTTCTGCGCCACCCACGGGCTGGGCGCCGAGATCGAGCTGATCCGCGCCGACCAGATCAACGAGGCGTACGAGCGCGTCATCACGAGCGACGTCCGCTACCGCTTCGTGATCGACACGTCGACGATCTGA
- a CDS encoding L,D-transpeptidase: MEKRVMTDGKRRRRSLAAAAAVLGGVLVLSACNDGDKGAGATGSATPNSQAQVDEAAAQKTSKAQITISPKSGTQNASINNDAKVTVAEGKLTEVVMTTAEGEAVKGEIAADGLSWKPDGALKRATVYKIAATATDATGLEAHENSSFTTVSKANSFIGNFTPEDGSTVGVGMPVSINFNKAITDKKAVQGGITVSSSSGQEVVGHWFNSQRIDFRPDKYWTEGSTVTLKLDLDGVEGADGVFGVQQKTVTFKIGRNQVSTVDVATRTMTVTQDGKTIKSIPISAGSPDNPTYNGQMVISEKFKETRMNGATVGFTDSDGKGEYDIKDVPHAMRLSTSGTFIHGNYWGPDSIFGSSNTSHGCVGLNDVKGAGDPNQSAAWLYDHSIVGDVVIVKNSKDKTIAPDNGLNGWNLSWADWKAGSEA; the protein is encoded by the coding sequence ATGGAGAAGCGTGTGATGACGGACGGCAAGCGCCGCCGCAGGAGCCTGGCCGCCGCGGCCGCCGTGCTCGGCGGCGTGCTGGTGCTCTCGGCGTGCAACGACGGGGACAAGGGCGCGGGTGCCACCGGCTCCGCGACGCCGAACTCACAGGCCCAGGTCGACGAGGCGGCGGCGCAGAAGACCTCCAAGGCGCAGATCACCATCTCGCCGAAGAGCGGCACGCAGAACGCCTCGATCAACAACGACGCCAAGGTCACCGTCGCCGAGGGCAAGCTCACCGAGGTCGTCATGACCACGGCCGAGGGCGAGGCCGTCAAGGGTGAGATAGCGGCCGACGGCCTCAGCTGGAAGCCGGACGGTGCGCTGAAGCGCGCCACGGTCTACAAGATCGCCGCGACCGCCACGGACGCGACCGGCCTGGAGGCCCACGAGAACTCCTCGTTCACCACCGTCTCCAAGGCCAACAGCTTCATCGGCAACTTCACGCCCGAGGACGGCTCGACCGTCGGCGTCGGCATGCCGGTCTCGATCAACTTCAACAAGGCGATCACCGACAAGAAGGCCGTCCAGGGCGGCATCACGGTCTCCTCCAGCTCCGGCCAGGAGGTCGTCGGGCACTGGTTCAACTCCCAGCGCATCGACTTCCGCCCCGACAAGTACTGGACCGAGGGCTCGACCGTCACCCTCAAGCTCGACCTCGACGGCGTCGAGGGCGCCGACGGTGTCTTCGGCGTCCAGCAGAAGACCGTCACCTTCAAGATCGGCCGCAACCAGGTCTCCACCGTCGACGTCGCCACCAGGACCATGACGGTCACCCAGGACGGCAAGACGATCAAGAGCATCCCGATCTCCGCCGGCTCCCCGGACAACCCGACCTACAACGGTCAGATGGTGATCTCCGAGAAGTTCAAGGAGACCCGGATGAACGGCGCGACCGTCGGCTTCACCGACTCCGACGGCAAGGGCGAGTACGACATCAAGGACGTGCCGCACGCCATGCGCCTGTCCACGTCGGGCACGTTCATCCACGGCAACTACTGGGGCCCGGACTCGATCTTCGGCTCCTCCAACACCAGCCACGGCTGTGTGGGCCTCAACGACGTCAAGGGCGCCGGCGACCCGAACCAGTCGGCCGCCTGGCTCTACGACCACTCGATCGTCGGTGACGTCGTGATCGTCAAGAACTCCAAGGACAAGACGATCGCCCCGGACAACGGCCTCAACGGCTGGAACCTGAGCTGGGCGGACTGGAAGGCCGGCTCGGAGGCCTGA